The Lysobacter enzymogenes genome window below encodes:
- a CDS encoding DUF6229 family protein — MQDNDLIKGWLTGSANVGGFDNPAGPLFLEGENAVEDAMRAPITHSTSVSTCPSGRCICCI; from the coding sequence ATGCAAGACAACGATCTGATCAAGGGCTGGCTGACCGGCTCGGCCAACGTCGGCGGCTTCGACAATCCGGCCGGCCCGCTGTTCCTGGAAGGCGAAAACGCGGTCGAAGACGCGATGCGGGCGCCCATCACCCACTCCACGTCGGTTTCCACCTGCCCCAGCGGCCGTTGCATCTGCTGCATCTGA
- a CDS encoding efflux RND transporter permease subunit: protein MSAAGEGGHGEGADGRPGGREDAGGWNLFAPVIRRPIGASLMGLGLVLAGLWSFVMLGVAALPQLDFPAVVVFAQMPGASAQTMAATVMTPLERHLGRIPGVKDISGTANENSAQVQIMFEFGINADSAARDVQAAINAAMSDLPAGMPSPPQYFKFDTSQLPVLLVTMTSKTLSSDQLYEVADSLAKPVIARVSGVATVQLSGGSPRAVRVELDDRALAAKGLTANEVQNALTAANVTSALGEVRDGPQRLLLTTTTSLHRAADFAGLVVAVRDRAPIRLSDVARIFDGQEDEHQGAWFNGERTVVLQISKRPDANAVATVEAIRAALPGLGRIVPADVGIHPIFDLTETTKSALHEVEFTLMLSVVMVALVMLLFLRRVGPTLIAMASVPLSLAGAFIAMYFLDFSLNTFSLIALVLAIGFVVDDAIVVIENVVRHMEFGQKPLEASLNGTREIGFTVVSITLSLVAVFAPMVFGNNMFVTLVREFAVTLVVAIVVSAVVSLTVTPALCGKYLRHDPGPTADDPRFFARLERRLHRWDDAALELYRRMLVWSMRHRRLMRWQPISLIVLTGALAAAVAMTAGGSVMPDEDLGMMDVSVRTDANVAPELFAARVREVAAVVQADPAVADVTTILGGGDLGAGESGTASLFVDLKPARERKVGVNAVVERLNKRFKPVADVEVVLNSVQFFGGGDGGRGGSGGQYKLQLTSSSGSSLQDVTLRLAQRLRALPQLRDVGTSFDNVGKQQSITVDRQAAARLGLSVADVDDALYNAFGQRPVSLIYSDINQYRVVLTSARARGSGPEQLLDTYVRTGQGGMVPLSAIATIAPTITPTKVSHYNQLEASTISYNLKPGVSQVDGIRAVDDLIGRTPLPPGVQKEYSGSNQKLIEAAGGAALMLVSVIVLMYVLLGILYNSLFHPLVILSTLPAAGMGAFLAMLVTQTQLTLMSVIAVLMLIGIVKKNAIMMVDFALVAERERGMNAVDAIIEAALVRFRPIVMTTMAAMGAALPLAIGFGAGSEMRQPLGIAILGGLLVSQLLTLLSTPAIYLWLHDRTQRKAGKRARRANAAANPARPGRGWFARLRPWRRA, encoded by the coding sequence ATGAGCGCCGCGGGCGAGGGCGGCCACGGCGAAGGCGCGGACGGCCGTCCCGGCGGGCGCGAGGACGCCGGCGGCTGGAACCTGTTCGCGCCGGTGATCCGCCGCCCGATCGGCGCCTCGCTGATGGGCCTGGGCCTGGTCCTGGCCGGGCTGTGGTCGTTCGTCATGCTCGGCGTGGCCGCGCTGCCGCAGCTGGATTTCCCGGCGGTGGTGGTGTTCGCGCAGATGCCCGGCGCCAGCGCGCAGACCATGGCGGCGACGGTGATGACGCCGCTGGAGCGGCACCTGGGGCGCATCCCCGGGGTCAAGGACATTTCCGGCACCGCCAACGAAAACAGCGCGCAGGTGCAGATCATGTTCGAGTTCGGCATCAACGCCGACTCGGCCGCGCGCGACGTGCAGGCGGCGATCAACGCCGCGATGTCGGACCTGCCCGCGGGCATGCCGTCGCCGCCGCAGTACTTCAAGTTCGACACCTCGCAGCTGCCGGTGCTGCTGGTGACGATGACCTCCAAGACGCTGTCGTCCGACCAGTTGTACGAAGTCGCCGACAGCCTCGCCAAGCCGGTCATCGCGCGGGTTTCCGGCGTGGCCACGGTGCAGCTGTCCGGCGGTTCGCCGCGCGCGGTGCGGGTCGAACTCGACGACCGCGCGCTCGCCGCCAAGGGCCTGACCGCGAACGAAGTGCAGAACGCGCTGACCGCGGCCAACGTGACCTCGGCGCTCGGCGAAGTGCGCGACGGCCCGCAGCGGCTGCTGCTGACCACGACCACCTCGCTGCACCGCGCCGCCGATTTCGCCGGCCTGGTGGTCGCGGTGCGCGACCGCGCGCCGATCCGGCTCAGCGACGTGGCGCGGATCTTCGACGGCCAGGAAGACGAGCACCAGGGCGCCTGGTTCAACGGCGAGCGCACCGTGGTGCTGCAGATCAGCAAACGCCCCGACGCCAACGCGGTGGCGACGGTCGAGGCGATCCGCGCCGCGCTGCCGGGCCTGGGCCGGATCGTCCCGGCCGACGTCGGCATCCATCCGATCTTCGACCTCACCGAAACCACCAAGTCGGCGCTGCACGAAGTCGAGTTCACCCTGATGCTCAGCGTGGTCATGGTGGCGCTGGTGATGCTGCTGTTCCTGCGCCGGGTCGGCCCGACCCTGATCGCGATGGCGAGCGTGCCGCTGTCGCTGGCCGGCGCCTTCATCGCCATGTATTTCCTCGACTTCTCGCTCAACACCTTCTCGCTGATCGCGCTGGTGCTGGCGATCGGCTTCGTCGTCGACGACGCCATCGTGGTCATCGAGAACGTGGTGCGGCACATGGAGTTCGGGCAGAAGCCGCTCGAGGCCTCGCTCAACGGCACCCGCGAGATCGGCTTCACCGTGGTCTCGATCACCTTGTCGCTGGTCGCGGTGTTCGCGCCGATGGTGTTCGGCAACAACATGTTCGTGACCCTGGTGCGCGAGTTCGCGGTGACCCTGGTGGTGGCGATCGTGGTCAGCGCGGTGGTGTCGCTGACGGTGACGCCGGCGCTGTGCGGCAAGTACCTGCGCCACGATCCGGGCCCGACGGCGGACGATCCGCGCTTCTTCGCCCGGCTCGAACGCCGCTTGCACCGCTGGGACGACGCGGCGCTGGAGCTGTACCGGCGCATGCTGGTGTGGTCGATGCGCCACCGCCGGCTGATGCGCTGGCAGCCGATCAGCCTGATCGTGCTGACCGGCGCGCTGGCCGCGGCGGTGGCGATGACCGCCGGCGGTTCGGTCATGCCGGACGAAGACCTCGGCATGATGGACGTGTCGGTGCGCACCGACGCCAACGTCGCGCCGGAACTGTTCGCCGCGCGCGTGCGCGAAGTCGCCGCCGTGGTCCAGGCCGACCCGGCCGTGGCCGACGTCACCACGATCCTCGGCGGCGGCGACCTCGGCGCGGGCGAGAGCGGCACCGCCAGCCTGTTCGTCGACCTGAAGCCGGCGCGCGAGCGCAAGGTCGGGGTCAACGCGGTGGTCGAGCGGCTCAACAAACGCTTCAAGCCGGTCGCCGATGTCGAGGTGGTGCTGAACTCGGTGCAGTTCTTCGGCGGCGGCGACGGCGGGCGCGGCGGCAGCGGCGGGCAATACAAGCTGCAACTGACCAGTTCCAGCGGCAGCAGCCTGCAGGACGTGACCCTGCGCCTGGCCCAGCGCCTGCGCGCATTGCCGCAGCTGCGCGACGTCGGCACCAGCTTCGACAACGTCGGCAAGCAGCAGTCGATCACCGTCGACCGCCAGGCCGCCGCGCGCCTGGGCCTGTCGGTGGCCGACGTCGACGACGCGCTGTACAACGCCTTCGGCCAGCGCCCGGTGTCGCTGATCTATTCGGACATCAACCAGTACCGGGTGGTGCTGACCTCGGCGCGCGCGCGCGGGTCGGGCCCGGAACAACTGCTCGACACCTATGTGCGCACCGGGCAGGGCGGCATGGTGCCGCTGTCGGCGATCGCCACCATCGCCCCGACGATCACCCCGACCAAGGTCTCGCACTACAACCAGCTCGAAGCCTCGACCATCAGCTACAACCTCAAGCCCGGGGTCAGCCAGGTCGACGGCATCCGCGCGGTCGACGACCTGATCGGGCGCACGCCGCTGCCGCCGGGCGTGCAGAAGGAATATTCCGGCTCCAACCAGAAACTGATCGAAGCCGCCGGCGGCGCCGCGCTGATGCTGGTCAGCGTGATCGTGCTGATGTACGTGCTGCTCGGCATCCTCTACAACAGCCTGTTCCACCCGCTGGTGATCCTGTCGACCCTGCCGGCGGCGGGCATGGGCGCGTTCCTGGCGATGCTGGTGACCCAGACCCAGCTGACCCTGATGTCGGTGATCGCGGTGCTGATGCTGATCGGCATCGTCAAGAAGAACGCGATCATGATGGTCGACTTCGCCCTGGTCGCCGAACGCGAGCGCGGCATGAACGCGGTCGATGCGATCATCGAGGCGGCGCTGGTGCGGTTCCGGCCGATCGTCATGACCACGATGGCGGCGATGGGCGCGGCGCTGCCGCTGGCGATCGGCTTCGGCGCGGGGTCGGAAATGCGCCAGCCGCTCGGCATCGCGATTCTCGGCGGGCTGCTGGTGTCGCAGTTGCTGACCTTGCTGAGCACGCCGGCGATCTACCTGTGGCTGCACGACCGCACCCAGCGCAAGGCCGGCAAGCGCGCGCGGCGCGCGAACGCCGCCGCGAATCCGGCGCGGCCGGGCCGAGGCTGGTTCGCGCGGCTGCGGCCGTGGCGGCGGGCGTAG
- a CDS encoding NIPSNAP family protein, with translation MPPTEPNARLVEIRTYKLKPGHAERFVAAMAAALPMVRASGMDVVAFGRSDHEHESFCLIRAYADRTELAAQQDAFYGSDAWRQGPRQALIDCLDDYLNTLLWLAPDSIEALRSRNAFDGPQPQ, from the coding sequence ATGCCGCCGACCGAACCCAACGCCCGCCTCGTCGAAATCCGCACCTACAAGCTCAAGCCCGGCCACGCCGAACGCTTCGTCGCGGCGATGGCCGCCGCGCTGCCGATGGTGCGCGCCAGCGGCATGGACGTGGTCGCGTTCGGGCGCAGCGACCACGAGCACGAAAGTTTCTGCCTGATCCGCGCCTATGCCGACCGCACCGAGCTGGCCGCGCAGCAGGACGCCTTCTACGGCTCCGACGCGTGGCGACAAGGGCCGCGGCAGGCCTTGATCGACTGTCTCGACGACTACCTCAATACCTTGCTGTGGCTGGCGCCGGACAGCATCGAAGCCCTGCGTTCGCGCAACGCCTTCGACGGACCGCAGCCGCAGTAG
- a CDS encoding thioesterase family protein, with protein sequence MSTFSELIETFEPDTEILPPPHWFQGRTVYGGLTAALALRAAIRAAPLGLPPLRAAQVAFVGPASGALRFQARVLRQGKSSLSADVEASSDGEAALRALFVFAQPRASRIAHDFSQRPAVRPPAECPRLPMHELAPRFLGNFDVRLAGGSAPVSGAANPEFVAWVRHLDDNGVEPEVALVALADALPPAALASFTEMAPVSSIAWSFEMLAPPSARRWFLLRSFSQHAAHGCSVQDMEIWDESGQRVMAGRQSVALYQ encoded by the coding sequence ATGTCCACGTTCTCCGAATTGATCGAAACCTTCGAGCCCGACACCGAGATCCTGCCGCCGCCGCACTGGTTCCAGGGCCGCACGGTCTACGGCGGGCTCACCGCCGCGCTGGCGCTGCGCGCCGCGATCCGCGCCGCGCCGCTGGGGCTGCCGCCGCTGCGCGCCGCGCAGGTGGCCTTCGTCGGCCCCGCGTCCGGTGCGCTGCGCTTTCAGGCGCGGGTGCTGCGCCAGGGCAAGTCCTCGCTGTCGGCGGACGTGGAGGCCAGCAGCGACGGCGAGGCCGCGCTGCGCGCCTTGTTCGTGTTCGCGCAGCCGCGCGCGAGCCGCATCGCCCACGATTTCTCGCAACGCCCGGCGGTGCGCCCGCCGGCCGAGTGCCCGCGCCTGCCGATGCACGAACTGGCGCCGCGCTTCCTCGGCAATTTCGACGTGCGCCTGGCCGGCGGCTCGGCGCCGGTGTCGGGCGCGGCGAATCCCGAGTTCGTCGCCTGGGTGCGCCACCTCGACGACAACGGCGTGGAGCCGGAAGTGGCGCTGGTCGCGCTCGCCGACGCGCTGCCGCCGGCGGCATTGGCCAGCTTCACCGAGATGGCGCCGGTCAGTTCGATTGCCTGGAGTTTCGAGATGCTGGCGCCGCCGAGCGCGCGGCGCTGGTTCCTGCTGCGCTCCTTCAGCCAGCACGCCGCGCACGGCTGCTCGGTGCAGGACATGGAGATCTGGGACGAATCCGGCCAGCGCGTGATGGCGGGACGGCAGTCGGTGGCGTTGTACCAATGA
- a CDS encoding DUF6289 family protein encodes MHRIKLIALGVLLAASASTGAATQSQGCFCSTIYYNDAGAVVGVRQPASCGDTGYGEVTKKYKVVAGCVM; translated from the coding sequence ATGCACCGCATCAAGCTGATCGCGTTGGGCGTCCTGCTGGCCGCGTCCGCCAGCACCGGCGCCGCCACCCAATCGCAGGGTTGCTTCTGCTCGACCATCTACTACAACGACGCCGGCGCCGTGGTCGGCGTGCGCCAGCCCGCCAGCTGCGGCGACACGGGCTATGGCGAGGTGACCAAGAAGTACAAGGTGGTCGCCGGCTGCGTCATGTAG
- a CDS encoding type 2 lanthipeptide synthetase LanM family protein, translated as MAASRMDEGFGPIIDHFVAAESAAFAARLAAYDWDADEAALIRATAAQALYANARLKLNRVLLLELHAAQHSGELEGDDAQRFAQFVARAQTPEFAVHLERRYPPLLARLRRTLELQSAAIQSLVARIRADRALLSQWSGRELGRLLRIGLGEGDLHDGGQTVAKLAFAGGQLMYKPRSLRIDAVLDGFLARIFGGAQRIRVPDVLDRGDYGWAAFVEHRYCDGEAELRDFYRRLGHWLAVLRVLGGTDIHLENLVASGPVPYVVDVESLFAPVRPAAPSKFGPAYDQAQELIQNSVLRTGIVPFRSPVLGFGRADLSAAGSLPGEQPQLQVPVIVGDGTTQARVQMMEAELSASQNHPSANPDVSRYWDQISDGFLDASRHLRALDAEGALAPLLAAFEGSRARDVRRPTQVYVEVGRMLWHPASLHEEDKAIERAQALFSRSPSAVAPSPQQIGEEIDALRFGDIPAFVEPLNAARIGETLDEWRRMRIELEEMIIRSSLVVTQLNSETDGPSERDSRSHYARRPHRENLDARRRALAADTMQRLLRLSVHAADGSATWISPESFGGEGWHVQPLGADAYFGLGGVAVALAGYRHEVAHGRADAVDGVDAALEGALLAMRRQTRAEAAAVVGGFNGDGSRIWAWLVLHDLLGRPQLLDDAVACAQQLERIGFAEEPFLDITGGSAGAIVPLLELSRASGDPRWSALAADAARRLEATALRDERGAYWLSPAFPDPIGGFGHGGYGMGWALARLADSDAGNADERRRWSDLAAAAFAFQDASFDPASGNWHDVRMVDSVNFPTWCNGGVGIGLAAADVYARSGDAAALRDLRRAAALTRGQWGLTHTLCHGDFSQWELLVRAAALDPQGCAGDREACTAEVVSGIEEHGIVGGVTRKAFTPGLMTGLAGAVHGLIRMHPHCDLASPLLLECRRQAPLRAVAAPDAQALALS; from the coding sequence ATGGCCGCAAGCCGCATGGACGAGGGCTTCGGCCCGATCATCGATCATTTCGTCGCCGCCGAAAGCGCCGCGTTCGCCGCGCGCCTGGCCGCGTACGACTGGGACGCCGACGAAGCCGCGCTGATCCGCGCGACCGCCGCGCAGGCGCTGTACGCCAACGCGCGGCTCAAGCTCAACCGGGTGCTGTTGCTGGAACTGCATGCGGCGCAGCACAGCGGCGAACTCGAAGGCGACGACGCGCAGCGCTTCGCCCAGTTCGTCGCGCGCGCGCAGACGCCGGAATTCGCCGTCCATCTCGAACGCCGCTATCCGCCGCTGCTGGCGCGGCTGCGGCGCACCCTGGAGCTGCAAAGCGCGGCGATCCAGAGCCTGGTCGCGCGCATCCGCGCCGACCGCGCGCTGCTGTCGCAATGGAGCGGCCGCGAGCTCGGCCGCCTGCTGCGCATCGGCCTGGGCGAGGGCGACCTGCACGACGGCGGCCAGACCGTGGCCAAGCTCGCGTTCGCGGGCGGGCAACTGATGTACAAGCCGCGTTCGCTGCGCATCGACGCGGTGCTCGACGGTTTCCTCGCGCGAATTTTCGGCGGAGCGCAGCGCATCCGCGTGCCCGACGTGCTCGATCGCGGCGACTACGGCTGGGCCGCGTTCGTCGAGCACCGCTATTGCGACGGCGAAGCCGAGCTGCGCGACTTCTACCGCCGCCTCGGCCATTGGCTGGCGGTGCTGCGGGTGCTCGGCGGCACCGACATCCATCTGGAGAACCTGGTCGCGTCGGGCCCGGTGCCGTACGTGGTCGACGTCGAAAGCCTGTTCGCGCCGGTGCGTCCGGCCGCGCCGTCGAAGTTCGGCCCGGCCTACGATCAGGCCCAGGAGCTGATCCAGAACTCGGTGCTGCGCACCGGCATCGTGCCGTTCCGCTCGCCGGTGCTCGGCTTCGGCCGCGCCGACCTGTCCGCGGCCGGCTCGCTGCCGGGCGAACAGCCGCAGTTGCAGGTGCCGGTGATCGTCGGCGACGGCACCACCCAGGCGCGGGTGCAGATGATGGAGGCGGAGCTGTCGGCGTCGCAGAACCATCCCAGCGCGAACCCCGACGTGTCGCGTTACTGGGACCAGATCAGCGACGGCTTCCTCGACGCGTCGCGGCACTTGCGCGCGCTCGACGCCGAAGGCGCGCTGGCGCCGCTGCTGGCCGCGTTCGAAGGCAGCCGCGCGCGCGACGTGCGCCGGCCGACCCAGGTCTATGTCGAAGTCGGGCGCATGCTCTGGCATCCGGCCTCGCTGCACGAGGAGGACAAGGCGATCGAACGCGCGCAGGCGCTGTTCTCGCGCAGCCCGTCGGCGGTCGCGCCGTCGCCGCAGCAGATCGGCGAGGAAATCGACGCGCTGCGGTTCGGCGACATTCCGGCCTTCGTCGAACCGCTGAACGCGGCGCGCATCGGCGAGACCCTCGACGAGTGGCGGCGCATGCGCATCGAGCTCGAGGAAATGATCATCCGCAGCTCGCTGGTGGTCACCCAGCTCAACAGCGAGACCGACGGGCCGAGCGAGCGCGACAGCCGCTCGCATTACGCGCGCCGGCCGCACCGCGAGAATCTCGACGCGCGCCGGCGCGCGCTCGCCGCCGACACCATGCAGCGCTTGCTGCGATTGTCGGTGCATGCCGCCGATGGTTCGGCCACCTGGATTTCGCCGGAGAGCTTCGGCGGCGAAGGCTGGCACGTGCAGCCGCTCGGCGCGGACGCGTATTTCGGCCTCGGCGGCGTCGCGGTGGCCTTGGCCGGCTATCGGCACGAAGTCGCGCACGGCCGCGCCGACGCGGTCGACGGCGTCGACGCCGCGCTGGAAGGCGCGTTGCTGGCGATGCGCCGGCAGACCCGCGCCGAAGCCGCGGCGGTGGTCGGCGGCTTCAACGGCGACGGCAGCCGGATCTGGGCCTGGCTGGTCCTGCACGACCTGCTCGGCCGGCCGCAGTTGCTCGACGACGCGGTCGCCTGCGCGCAGCAGCTCGAACGCATCGGCTTCGCCGAAGAACCGTTCCTCGACATCACCGGCGGCAGCGCCGGCGCGATCGTGCCCTTGCTGGAACTGTCCCGCGCCAGCGGCGATCCGCGTTGGTCGGCGTTGGCCGCCGACGCGGCGCGGCGGCTGGAAGCGACCGCGCTGCGCGACGAACGCGGCGCGTACTGGCTGTCGCCGGCATTTCCCGATCCGATCGGCGGCTTCGGCCATGGCGGTTACGGCATGGGCTGGGCGCTGGCGCGGCTGGCCGACAGCGATGCCGGTAACGCAGACGAACGCCGGCGCTGGAGCGATCTGGCCGCGGCGGCGTTCGCGTTCCAGGACGCCTCGTTCGATCCGGCCAGCGGCAACTGGCACGACGTACGCATGGTCGACAGCGTCAACTTCCCGACCTGGTGCAACGGCGGGGTCGGCATCGGACTGGCCGCGGCCGACGTGTATGCGCGCAGCGGCGACGCGGCCGCGTTGCGCGACCTGCGCCGCGCGGCGGCATTGACGCGCGGGCAGTGGGGCCTGACCCACACCCTCTGCCACGGCGACTTCTCGCAATGGGAATTGCTGGTGCGCGCGGCCGCGCTGGATCCGCAGGGTTGCGCCGGCGATCGCGAAGCGTGCACCGCCGAGGTGGTGTCCGGAATCGAGGAGCACGGCATCGTCGGCGGCGTCACCCGCAAGGCGTTCACGCCGGGCCTGATGACCGGACTGGCCGGCGCGGTGCACGGCCTGATCCGCATGCACCCGCACTGCGACCTGGCGTCGCCGCTGTTGCTCGAATGCCGGCGCCAGGCGCCGCTGCGCGCCGTGGCCGCGCCCGACGCGCAGGCGCTCGCGCTCTCGTAA